A window of the Eleutherodactylus coqui strain aEleCoq1 chromosome 8, aEleCoq1.hap1, whole genome shotgun sequence genome harbors these coding sequences:
- the TCTN3 gene encoding tectonic-3 — protein sequence MTSRDAVAVVTGRLGLVMAAPRVLLLCMALYCGSGTGSEVAICTCDLTPGSCDINCCCDPDCSSSDPTSVFSFCKPGSTKAERWSCLYNWLIFRNNTPFTTTLLGAAPAELFCVSSGDASLNYFVAPQKVGAENFTSISDPYRGASFSPASASVPAFSSFYRAGDPILTNSTSGALGVLRQPAPSGDQTLCSDYNPARFLQSRVTSCVRVLRNLTASCEAELYLSPSFYYQDITVLRVPADATDRSAVRVPITSSVTAAPVLRGDVCNNLVTQVVYTVLYNGTQGITSVSVNFTLSNVSAANTRVSQMFSTLYKPVAAASPDSVQSRSGNPGYLVGLPVLSDIGPLSLLRSLVGDSCSYSTVRFGVNALSGCAIRGRQQEACSDLQARAYRLLLGGAAPGSLAMFGNITAGHAGDRTPIIYQNCSLQGDCASSCLIPTSLHMQILWASAGLLSNPQPQVVGARFVFGCQFVQCQAPTTLQAQVSFTDMTRRGPAPRSSPPVTGRAPLDFFFPFRSGTAVTTADPMLLLCILIFPLLR from the exons ACTGCTGCTGTGACCCCGACTGCTCCTCCAGTGACCCCACAAGCGTCTTCTCCTTCTGTAAACCCGGAAGCACCAA GGCAGAACGTTGGTCGTGTCTGTACAACTGGCTGATCTTCCGGAATAACACGCCGTTCACCACAACCCTCCTGGGCGCGGCCCCTGCAGAGCTCTTCTGCGTGTCCTCCGGTGACG CCTCCTTGAATTATTTTGTGGCCCCTCAGAAGGTGGGTGCAGAGAACTTCACCTCCATCAGTGATCCCTACAGAGGAGCCTCCTTCTCTCCAGCCTCTGCCAGCGTGCCTGCGTTCTCCAGCTTCTACCGG GCCGGTGATCCCATACTTACCAACTCCACATCTGGTGCACTGGGAGTATTGAGGCAGCCGGCACCATCGGGGGATCAGACTCTGTGCTCAGACTACAACCCTGCAA GGTTCCTCCAGAGTAGGGTCACATCCTGTGTGCGCGTCCTCCGTAATCTGACTGCCAGCTGTGAGGCGGAGCTCTATCTGTCACCGTCATTCTATTACCAGGACATCACAGTATTGCGG GTCCCGGCAGATGCAACGGACCGGAGCGCTGTAAGG GTGCCTATAACCAGCTCCGTGACTGCGGCCCCCGTCCTACGAGGAGACGTCTGTAATAACCTTGTTACCCAG GTGGTCTACACGGTGCTGTACAACGGTACTCAGGGCATCACAAGTGTGAGCGTAAACTTCACCCTCAGCAACGTGTCCGCAGCGAACACTCGAGTCAGCCAGATGTTCTCCACGCTCTACAAG CCCGTCGCTGCAGCCTCTCCGGATTCGGTCCAGTCGAGGAGTGGGAACCCCGGATATCTTGTGGGACTTCCTGTGCTGAGTGACATCGGCCCT CTCTCTCTGTTACGGTCTCTCGTAGGAGATTCCTGCAGTTACAGCACTGTCCGGTTTGGCGTGAACGCTCTGAGCGGCTGTGCGATCCG AGGACGGCAGCAGGAAGCGTGCAGCGACCTCCAGGCGCGGGCGTACCGGCTGCTGCTCGGGGGTGCAGCACCGGGGAGCTTGGCCATGTTTGGTAACATCACTGCAGGACACGCCGGCGACCGGACGCCTATCATATACCAGAACTGCAGCCTCCAG GGTGACTGTGCCTCCAGCTGTCTCATCCCAACCTCTCTGCACATGCAGATCCTGTGGGCAAGTGCCGGCCTGCTGTCTAATCCTCAGCCCCAGGTCGTCGGGGCTCGCTTTGTCTTCGGGTGTCAGTTTGTTCAG TGTCAGGCCCCCACCACTCTCCAGGCTCAAGTCTCCTTCACGGACATGACGAGACGAGGTCCTGCTCCTCGCTCCAGCCCCCCAGTCACTGGCCGAGCCCCCCTAGACTTCTTCTTTCCGTTCCGGAGTGGCACAGCAGTGACTACAGCCGACCCCATGCTACTGCTGTGCATCCTGATCTTCCCCCTCCTCCGGTAG